TTGCCCGCCGGGAGCGTGATCGTCGAGCCATGGCTGGCGACGGCGTTTGGTGGCTTGAGAAAGAGCAGCGGTCGGTCGGGGACGTCCTCGCCGCGTTCCTCGGCGTGTCTGGCGTAGTTGCGACCGACACAGACGATCTTCGTCGGCTCGGCGGGCGCGAGGACGTCCACCGCCTCGAGGTCGTGGGCGTCGTCGCCGAAGTGGACGTGGTCGTCGTGCAGGAGGCCGTTTCGCACAGTGCCCGCGGGATCGCGGAATCTGATGTCGTGCATACGCTCGCTATCGAGCGGCCGGGCAAAAGTCTGCGGGACCGACTGCTTTTGGCTGTCGGGGGTATACGGACGGCATGGACGAGACACTGGCGGCCCGGGTGCTTCCGGACCCCGACGAGGATTGGGCGAGTGCCGACCGGCGAACGGTCAGGTTGCTCGATCGGGACCGATACGAGCCGGTCGAGGTTCTGGTCGGGGATGGCGAGGAGTTGCGACCGGGGTATCTCATCGACGCGGACATCGAGTGGTCGGAGCCGGCCCGTCTCGAGGCGTTCTCGCTGCGACGGCCGACGCTGTATGCGTTTGCCGATGCGGTCGATCCCGTCTTCGAAGTCGCGCGGGACCTCTGGGAGACGGCGCGGGCGAACGGCGACGGCATGCACAGCAGCGTCACCAGAAACACCGACGGCGAGGTCAACGGCGTCTGCTACGTCTTCGCCGACGGCGGCGCTGGGGATCGCTTTCGGGAGTTCCGTGACGGGACGCGCCCGCTCGAGCCGCTCGTCGATCGCGTCAACGAACGCGAGGGCGCGGCACCGCGGGAGGTGTTCGTCCTCCGGCCGGACGACGGTGGCTACGTCGTGGTCACGATCGCGCTGACGAAAGGCGGGCACTTCGCCGAGACGCTCCGGGATACCTACGGGCTGGATCGGTCCGAGGGGTCGGTTGTGTGATTGTGGTGTTGGTGTTTTGGTGGTCGTCGCGAACTAACTCGGTGAAGATGTCTGCCATGACGGGTTCGACGTCAGTGATGGACCGTGAGAGGGTTGCCGAGACGGTGGACTCTCGAAGCCATACTGTCGCCAGACATCCTCGTTGTGGAGTCCCCACGCCATCGGACTAGGACCGAGGATATCGTGGTAGAAGCAGTGAAGGACCCCCTTCAGGAGTTCTGGGGCCCGTGAACCCGTGTTCGTCCCCACGGACCGGGGGAGAACACGGGATAGTCGGTGAGAAACGACAGATAGAGGTGTTCGAACAGTGCTGACGTCTCTGTTTCCAGTGCTTTGAAAAACTGTTCGGCTGTACCGTTGCTCGGCAGGACGAACTTACTGCTGGATACCTTAATTTCGACCTACCACTTTTTAGGAAGACTTCTACACCACGCCAACCGTGCAACAGGCTATGGAATTGTTTGATCGATGACTCTGTGAAATTGTGCCCGTGCTTCGCTTGATCCGATCAGGAGACCGACGAAATAGACGGCGGCGCCGAATACGACCAGAATGAGCGTTTCGATGTCCGTGAGTGGTTGTACTTGCTGGCGGATCCCCGTCACTGCAATAGCCATGACAATTGCACTGACGAATTGAACGGCGATAATATCCCAATCGATCGTGAACCCGACGACGCGACGGAGGACGCGCATAGCCAGGATCGCACTTAAGAGCATCGTCACTGCAGTGGCAACTGCCGCGCCGATGGCACCGAACTGGCTGACGAGCACGACGTTCAACGTGATATTTGCTAGGATGAAAATCATCGAGATACGGAACGTGGCGTCCGGACGATCTATTGCATTCAACGTCTGAAGTAGAAAGGTTTCGTATGATTGCCCGATTCGTCCGGCTGTCAATATCACCATGATTACGATCCCGCCCGCGAATTCTTCCCCGTATATGGCTAAAACATCCTCTCCGATGACCACTGCACCCATAAGTCCTGGAATCGCGAGCATACCTGCGAACGTAGTCGAGGTTCGAAGTATGTTCGCGATCTCCTCCATCTGTTCATTTTCCGCGTGTTTACTCAGGTACGGAAAGGTCACTTTCGCCATTGCTGACGGCAACAAAATAAAAGCGGCAGTGATTCGCCAAGATATCTCGTAGATTCCAATGACAGAATCCGTCACGAAGAAACCGAGTATTACTACGTCCATCCAGGAGTACGCGAAGGGTTTGATCGCGCTCAACCAAGCATATTTTCCATAATCGTAGAGTCGTTGAAAGTGTTTCCAAGCCGGACGGGAGAGATGGAGGGATATTAATCCAACTGTGGCGATGGTAATCACTCCAGCGGCAGCAATCTCACCTGCCAACAAGCCGAATAGTTTGTACCCGAGGAGTATGAGTGCTACCTGCAACCCAATCCGGAGCAGCTCCCAGGAACCCCCTACCAGAGCGGCAAGTTCAACCCGGTGTTCTGCACGTAACACGGCCCTGAAGAACGTCCCAAGCCCTTTTAATAATATCAGTCCCGCGACCAGAAACGTCCCATCGAATCCTAAATACCGGTTGACAGTCTCTCGGAAAAAGATTATACTTCCCAGCAAAAGACAGAGTATACAAAGCTGAATGAGCAGTCCGGCGGTGAAGAATTTGCCTTGATCCGTGTCTTCACTCACACGCTTTTGTACAGTTCCTCGGACACCTGCCGTCGGAATCATTACCCAGTTGACGACCGCGAGAGCCAGAAAATACTGGCCAAGAGTTGCTGATCCAAGCGTTCGGGCGAAATAAATCATGGCAACGAATCCCGCAACAGTCTGGAGTAATTCGATCCCGAACTGGAGTGCCGAAGAACGTGCGTGCTTAGCCATATTAAAACTCGATATATGCCTGCCAGATTTCGTCGGTAATCTTCTCGTGAGTCTGTTCGATGGGTCGGGTCGTATCGATGACAGTCACATCTTCACTCGCAAATCGGTGGAACAGTTCCCGTCGCGTACGGAGATACTCGATCGGTTCCTCGTCGATCCTGAGACGATCGAGCATTTCTTCTGTATCTTGTTTTCGCTCTTCTGCGACTTCCGCTGGAACGTCCATCAGAAACGTTGCGTCTGGTGTCGGTAACCACGATTCGATCAATGCGGCGGATCGATCCCAATATAACCCGTCGTATTCCATTTCGACGAGCTGGTCAAGAATGTAGCGATCGATCACAACGACCTCCCCTTTACGAAGAGATGGATAAATATATCTGAAAAAGAATACAATGTGATCAACAAGGAGAAAATATCCCCAGAGTCGTTGAATTAGTTTGCTTTTGTGATAGTCCTTTCGCCGCCACCCGAGCATGACGTAGAGGACGCCCATAAAGGGGTACGAGACGAACGGCCGCCACCTAGCCCAAACGTGCGTGGCATCAACTCCGTTTTCCTGTAGTTCGGAAACAACGGACTTTGCTTCTGTCGTCTTTCCAGACCCATCAATTCCGGAGAAACAAACAAGTGCTCCTCCAGTTCCGAACGGACCAGCGTTCCCTGTCTGACGAGTCGCTGCGGCGATCTCCCCTAGAGAATTCTTGTGAGTGGATGGATACCTGAATAGTTTGTAACTTATCGGGGCAACGAAGAGTAACCCGGGTACACCGATGAGGGCCAGCGGGAAAAAAAAGACACCCCCAACGAGGCTAAGGAGTGGGGGGAGGAGCAGTCCGAAAGCGATAATGTAATCCCGTATTCGAGTCATGTTTCTCCCAATAGGACTTTCGACGCCGCGGTCAAGTAATGCGACTGGAAATCCTTCCACGTCTCTCGCGGTGATAGTTGCCTTCTAGCTCGCGGGATGTGATGTCCAGATGAAACTATTGTCGGCAGCCAGGTGGGAAATTCGATCGGGAACGAACGTGGTCGGTTGCGCTTCCACCATCTGTGAATTAATGTAATAGCCCAGGTATTTGGGATTGAATCGAATACTGCGGCCGGAACACGTTGTCGATCGGTCGCGGCAAGATACTCGTCTAACAATAGGAGATATGCGTACAACCCGTCGAGACAGCCGTACTCACGGGCCGAATCGATCGCGATCGACCAGTCAATTTCGTCTGTCTCGACGATGATCTGCACCCCGTGCAACAGTTCCGCGAAAGTCACCGACAGATGAGAGTAGGCATGTGTGGCGACGAGATAAAGATCATCGGCCGGGGCCGGCGTCCGTTCACCACAGGGATCCGCTCGTTCGACGACTGCTTCCGCATCACAGACGACCTTTCGAATCCACATGGCGTCGGGATAAATGTCTACGGGTCGTGGATCCTCGGCCGATTGCTTGGCCATAACCTTGCGGGGATGTGCCAACAGTCGGAACCGGTAAAACTCGAACCCTTCGTCTGCGAGTACTTTAGCTGCGGCAGCCTGTTCGCTGGGGTCCGGGATGAGGAGATCAACGTCGCTCATCATCGCCATAGGCGTCCGGAGGTTTTTCATCGATGCGTAGGAGACACCAGCGTCGTTCAGAAGAGAGCAGATCCACTCGACGCGTTCGGCTCTCTCCTGGCGGTGTGATCGGTCCTTTGCTGCCTCTTGGAATCCTTGAAAACGATCAGAAATGTGCTCTCGCGACAGTTTGTTTTGCTGTAGATCGTTTGCAAGATCTTGTATCTTGTCTGGAGAAACTCTCAAGTTTACCCGGGAATCCACGAGAGCCATAAGCTTCAGTGATTCCTGGGCATACGGGAAAGTATCTTCCGATTGTATCGATAGTGACGGTCGCTCCATTATTACTAGTTTATAGAAGGTTTCTTCAGAGATAACCGAGGTCGTTCAATCGCTGTTCGAGTTGTGGATTCTCGATTGTATCACTTTCTCTCCGTTCGGCATGGTCTGTACGGTGGCTCACACGCCACTCAGCGAGTTTTGCTCGGAGCCTATTGGCTATTTTCGGTTCGTCCTCAATTAGGTTGTTGGTTTCATCCGGATCGTTCTGCAGATCGTATAGTTCTTCTTCTCCACCGTGGATGACGTGACAGCCATTCGTCTTTAGCTGCCATTCGTCTTTAGCTACTTGACTTCGCACGTTAGACGAACATCCCATTGATTTGTTGCATTAGCCCGTCGATGCTGCGGTTCGGACTGGTCAGTGCCCACGAGAGAAGGTTCTGAACGCTTTCACGGAAGGATCGTTTGACGTCGTTTCGGAGTGAACTTGCGTGTCCGAGAATCGTTCCAAAGGCGCTGTGTGCAGCACCGAACTTGAGGAGACTGTAGGCCAGCATCAGCAGGTGCCAGGCCGCAACAAGACCTGTGACGTAGGTTTTGGCATGATGTTTCTGCCGTGTTGAGAAACACTCGAACTGGTCGATTGGTTCAGTACACGACAGGAACGACGTTATCGGCAGCATCCACGGTTCACACGCTCTATACGCGCTCAAACGAGATAACGTGCGAAGTCAAGTAGTTAAAGACGGATGCTCAGCGATGTCATGGTGTCTGGTCTCGCGGTGTTCGGTGTCGAAACCCATCTGGCGTATGTCGCGACGATCAGCGGCGGCCGAAGCGAACAATTGCCCCCGAGTCAGTGGCCGACAGGACAGTACGAGCCACTGTTCGCGTTCGGTGAGTTCGATATGGTCGTTCGTGGCATCACTATCGTCGGTGTCGTCGCGCTCGCCGTGCTGGCCCGCTGGTCGGACGCCGAACACACCGACCGACTCGTGTTCGTCCTCGGACTGGTGACGATGGTGATCGTCACTCCCAGCCCCAACATCCACGTCCTCAACGTGCTGATCCCGGTCTAACTCCTGATGGCGGTCCACGAACTCGGCCGCGAGCGTCCCCGGATCGCACTCCTCGGCGTCTCTCTCGTGCTCGTACAGGTCGACCACCGTGCGATCGAGGCGATCACGAAACTCGGTCCGGAACTCCTTCTGGGGATCGAACGACACTTCTGGCTGATCGGCTGGCTCCAGCCTTCGGTCTACGGCGTCGCACTCCTCTTTGGGCTGATTGTCGTCCGACT
This window of the Halapricum desulfuricans genome carries:
- a CDS encoding DUF6663 family protein, with product MDETLAARVLPDPDEDWASADRRTVRLLDRDRYEPVEVLVGDGEELRPGYLIDADIEWSEPARLEAFSLRRPTLYAFADAVDPVFEVARDLWETARANGDGMHSSVTRNTDGEVNGVCYVFADGGAGDRFREFRDGTRPLEPLVDRVNEREGAAPREVFVLRPDDGGYVVVTIALTKGGHFAETLRDTYGLDRSEGSVV
- a CDS encoding flippase; its protein translation is MAKHARSSALQFGIELLQTVAGFVAMIYFARTLGSATLGQYFLALAVVNWVMIPTAGVRGTVQKRVSEDTDQGKFFTAGLLIQLCILCLLLGSIIFFRETVNRYLGFDGTFLVAGLILLKGLGTFFRAVLRAEHRVELAALVGGSWELLRIGLQVALILLGYKLFGLLAGEIAAAGVITIATVGLISLHLSRPAWKHFQRLYDYGKYAWLSAIKPFAYSWMDVVILGFFVTDSVIGIYEISWRITAAFILLPSAMAKVTFPYLSKHAENEQMEEIANILRTSTTFAGMLAIPGLMGAVVIGEDVLAIYGEEFAGGIVIMVILTAGRIGQSYETFLLQTLNAIDRPDATFRISMIFILANITLNVVLVSQFGAIGAAVATAVTMLLSAILAMRVLRRVVGFTIDWDIIAVQFVSAIVMAIAVTGIRQQVQPLTDIETLILVVFGAAVYFVGLLIGSSEARAQFHRVIDQTIP
- a CDS encoding dTMP kinase; translation: MTRIRDYIIAFGLLLPPLLSLVGGVFFFPLALIGVPGLLFVAPISYKLFRYPSTHKNSLGEIAAATRQTGNAGPFGTGGALVCFSGIDGSGKTTEAKSVVSELQENGVDATHVWARWRPFVSYPFMGVLYVMLGWRRKDYHKSKLIQRLWGYFLLVDHIVFFFRYIYPSLRKGEVVVIDRYILDQLVEMEYDGLYWDRSAALIESWLPTPDATFLMDVPAEVAEERKQDTEEMLDRLRIDEEPIEYLRTRRELFHRFASEDVTVIDTTRPIEQTHEKITDEIWQAYIEF
- a CDS encoding nucleotidyltransferase family protein is translated as MALVDSRVNLRVSPDKIQDLANDLQQNKLSREHISDRFQGFQEAAKDRSHRQERAERVEWICSLLNDAGVSYASMKNLRTPMAMMSDVDLLIPDPSEQAAAAKVLADEGFEFYRFRLLAHPRKVMAKQSAEDPRPVDIYPDAMWIRKVVCDAEAVVERADPCGERTPAPADDLYLVATHAYSHLSVTFAELLHGVQIIVETDEIDWSIAIDSAREYGCLDGLYAYLLLLDEYLAATDRQRVPAAVFDSIPNTWAITLIHRWWKRNRPRSFPIEFPTWLPTIVSSGHHIPRARRQLSPRETWKDFQSHYLTAASKVLLGET